A segment of the Candidatus Methylomirabilota bacterium genome:
AACGTGATTTCCTTCCACGTATTGCCGATCGTCTCAGCCATCGAGCGCCACCTCCTGACCTCGACCGTCACGCCGCGCCTTCTCGTACACCGCCACCGCCGCCGCCACATCCTGCAGCGCCGTGCCCGAGCTATCGAAGATCGTGATCTCCTCAGCACGGCTACGACCGGGCCGCCCCCCCGCGACGACGTCACCGAGCTCGGCATGCACGTCCTCCGGCGCCAGGAGACCCTGTGCCACCGCATGCTGCAGCTCCCCGATCTCCACGCACTGGGCGAGCACGTCGACGACCACGGTGGAGCTCGCCATCAAGGCGGGCTCGAGCTCCTGCTTGCCGCGCGCATCGGCGCCGACCGCCGCCAGGAACGTGCCGGGAGCGACGTCGGCCGCAGCTACTACCGCCTGGCGCGATGGCGTGCACGTCACGCATACGTCGCTGGCAGTCAGTGCCTTTCGAAGATCCTTGACCGCCTCGACCTCCAGCCCCAGCCGGGTGCTCGCCTGGGCCGCCATGCACTCCGCTCGCGCGTGGTCGATGTCCAGCACCCACGCCCGCTCCAGCGGAAGGACGGCGGCGATGGCCGCCAACTGCAGCTCGCCCTGAATCCCGCACCCCACTATCGTGGCCGTCCGGCTGTCGGGCCGCGCCAGGTACCGCGCCGCAACCCCGGTCGCCGCCCCCGTCCGCAACGCGGTCACGCTCCCGGAGTCGATCACCGCCAGCGGCGTCCCGCGCTCGCCGTCGACCAGCACCACCAATCCCTGGATCGTGGGCAGCCCGGAACATTTGGGGTTGCCGGGGAAGTTGCCGTTGGTCTTCGCCGCGAAGTACGCACGCTCGCCCAGGAGCCCGGCCGCCTTGATGTGGAAGGCCCCACCCGTGGCGGGCACCGAGAGTACGCCGGGCCCGAGGGTTCGACCCTCGGCATGCAGCCGAAAGGCGTACTCGACCACGTCGACGCACTCGCGAAGACTGAGCAGCTCGAACACATCCGCGCGGGACAACGCGAGAATCGGCATCTCAGCCTTTTCCGGAGGTGTTGGTGTACAGCCCTTCGAACAGCGTCATGCCTTGTGCCAGCACCTGGTGATCGTCTGCCGCGGCGGTGAGCAGGGCCCGGATCGCCACGTCGATGCCGCGCGCCTCCTCGCGCGGGTACTTGCCGTCGCGCAGGTCCGCCTCGTGTACTACCTCCGCGAGCCGGATGAGCCGCCGGTCACGCAAATTCGCGCGCTTGATCAGCGTCTCGAATGTGCAGTCCTCGCCCTGATGGCTGAGCTCCGCCCCCGGCGCGTCGTAAGGAATCGCGTCCTTGGGAAACTCGGCCGGCGGAGCGAACAGGAACACTGCATCTGGATCGATGAACCGCCTGATCAGCCACGCCGAAGCGACGCGGTCGACGTGCGGCCTGGGCCGGGTGACCCACCGGCGTCCTCGCAGCTTGGTCAGATCGAGCCGTGGCTCCGGCACCGGTGTTTCGGGACGTCTGGTACGCATGGCGATGGCCTCCTCGAGACGCCTCACCTCGGCTCCGCCGGGGGCGTCGAAGAAGTCGATGCCGCGGATCCGCTGGTGGTCCTTGGACAGGCGGGCGAGCTTGTCGTGCATCTTCGGGCTAATGGCTTTCCCTTCCAGGCCCGGCAGGAGCCGGCGGTAACGTAGAGCGAGCTGTCGATACTCTCGGTCGCGGGGCTCGTGAAACAAGCGCAGCACATCCCCCGGGCTGACGTTCTCGATCTGCTGGACGCGGATGAGCGTGGCTTCGCCCCCGTCGCGCTCCACCTCTTGAGCGAGCCACTGGAAATCCTCGTAACGCTCCGGCGTGTCCGGGAGCAGATACGCGGACCGCTTGAGGGCAACCGCGCCAAGGGAGCGCAGGCGCCTCCATACTCGCACCCGCAGGCTAGACGGCGTGGGGGGCAGGCTCAACAGTAGAAGGAGGAGTTGTTGCTGGCTCATCGCCATGGATGAAACACTAGTTTCATGTCCCTGTCAAGCCGGAGCAGTCGCGCCTGGGCCGAGCGACCGTCGCTCGCAGTCATCCGGCAGCTCATAGCGGCGGAGGTGGGCGTCCTTTCCTACCTCGACGACCGGGAGACGACGTCGGCGACTGGGAACCCATCGCTGCTTCTTGGGGCCGTCGTCCGGGCCCTGCTGCCGCCTGTAACCGGGACGCGCGGGTCCGGATCGGGAGCGAGCCAAAGCGCTGGTGACCCCGGCGGGACTGACCTGACCTGGCTTCCGACGATCCCGCTGCGCCTCGCGCTCCCCGCCGCCGCGTAACCGTCGCCGCCGCCACGGATTCCCGGTCCGTTCCCGCACGGTCCGGGGCCCTCTCAGGGCTCCGACCCTTCCGGACCCCGGCCGTGGCGTGCCTGGGCCCGATCCTCTCGGCCCACCGCCGTCGCCCCATTCCCGGACCCTGAAGGATGTCCGTGCGGGTTGAGAGTCGCGCACACGGTCACGCGGAAATATTGGGACACAGCTATCATGTGTTGTGTCGATCCACTCATGCCCTCGTCGGGAAGCACGCCGCGAACAGGAGAGACAGTAGTGGACATGGACACGGGCAACACCGCGGTCACCGTCTCTCAAGTCGGCCAAACCTCCGCCTTCCCTGTGCGGTAGAGAGGGCTCTGTTCCAGTGCACATGCCGGGCACTCCTAACTACTACGAGGTGCTTCAGGTCAGCCGGGCGGCCCAGCCCCTGATCATCACCAAGGCGTACCGGCTGCTCGCCGCCTTCTACCACCCAGACAACAAGGAGACCGGCGACAGCGAGGCATTCCATAACGTCGTCGCCGCCTACCGCGTGCTGTGCGATCCAGTGCGCCGAGCAGCGTACGACCGCGACACCTTCGGCACGTCCTCGCCGCCGCCGAGCAACGGCGGTCCCCCAGAACGAGAACTCTCGGAGCGCCGCACCGAGGACGAGCGGGACTTACGTCGTCAGTTGTTACAGGCTCTCTACAACGTCCGCCGCACCGAGCCACACCGCCCGAGCTTGCCTCTCATGGTCATCCCTGACCTCTTCGGCTGCTCGATCGACGAGACACAGTTCACTCTGTGGTATCTGCGAGGGAAGAAGTTCATCGAGATGACGGACGATGGAATGGCGATCACTGTGGCTGGCGTCGACTATGTGGAGAGCCGCGAGTTTGGTCTGCCTACCTCGACCTCACCCGATCCGGCGCTAGGCCCCGGGTCGTTCATGCTCGGAGCAGGCGACTCGAGCGGAACGTAGTGACGCGATGACCGCGACCGCCCTCCGCGGGCTTGGAGCGGCGGCGAGTCAGATCAATGGTGACCCCGGCGGGATTCGAACCCGCGATCTCGACCTTGAAAGGGTCGCGTCCTTGGCCAGGCTAGACGACGGGGTCCCTGGGCCGCTGTGCGTGCGGAATGGCAGCGGCATGATAGCAGGCCCCTGGAAACTCGACAACCGGACGACGCGGCCGAAGCGCTGGTAGAACTCCCCTGAAGGCGCGGCAGTGATCGGCGTGGCCGTGCACCGGCTCCTAGTCGGGGACGGGGTCGCGGGCTTGGAGCTCGTGCAACGGGCGCGGCTGCGGACACTGGAGGACACGGCGGAGTTCCTCAACATCGTCCTGGCGGATCTCGTCATCGTTCATGGGCGTGCTCTGGCCGGATCGACTCCGAAGAAGGCTGAGCGCAACGCGTCGGCGGGTCGGCCTGACTCCTCATGCTATATTCGCCGAAGCCTCGTGACGGGAATTTTTCTGAAGAAGCCGAGCGATGGCCGGGTGGGATCTCTTGCGGTGCAGGACGTGCGCGGCGCCTATCGCCCGATCGGCGAGTCTCGCGACTCGAGCCCGGAGCCCATTCCTCTGTCAGAGGAATTGTGCGACGCGCCGGGCCGTCCCGGCGGACCGCTCGCGCGCGGAGGAGGATCCGTGATGCGATATCAAGGTCGATGCGTAGGGTTCGCTCTCGGGCTCGCCCTGGTCGGCGCTATTCTGACCACCTCGTCGGTTCGCGGCCAGGACGGCGGCGGGCCGCGCGGGCCCGTCTTCACGGTGGCGAACGAATCGGGCCGAGCCCGGACGATCAACGTCGCTGGATTCCCGGTCGTCGCCCCCGACAATCCGTTCTTCCGCGACCTCGGACTGAACGGGCGCCGGTGCGTGACCTGCCACCAGCCCGAGAACAACATGAGTGTGAGCGCCCGCGGCATCCAGGCGCGCTTCGAGGCGACCGGCGGTACTGACCCGATCTTCCGGACGAATGACGGCGCGAACTCGCCACTCGCCGATGTCTCCACCCGGGAGGCGCGGGGGCGGGCCTACAGCATGCTCCTGACCAAAGGCCTCATCCGCGTCGGAATTTCCATTCCCGCCAATGCCGAGTTCGAGCTCGTCGCGGTCCGCGATCCGTACGGCTACGCCGGAAACAACCGCGACCGCGAGCTGTCCCTCTTCCGCCGGCCGCTACCCGCGACGAACCTCGCGTTCCTCAGCACCGTGATGTGGGACGGCCGCGAGACCATCGAGCGGGGGTCGCCCTCGGCCATCCACTTCGACCTTTCCCACCAGTCGAACTCGGCGACGCAGGGCCACGCGCAGGCGCCGAACCCGCTCGACGACGTCACGCGGGATGAGATGGTCGAGTACGAAATGGGCAACTTCACCGCCCAGATCTTCGATCGCGCCGCCGGCCATCTCCACACCGCCGGCGCGCAGGGCGGTCCCGAGAGGCTGTCGCGCCGGTCGTTCGTCTTCGGCGACAACGATCCGCTGGGCTGCGATGCGAGCGGCGTCAACTGCGCCGGCTCGAACCCGGCGTTCGATCCGATCGTGTTCACCGAGTACGACGCGTGGGCACGGCTCCTCGGCGGCGGCCGCAATCGCGCGCGGGGCGCCGTCGCCCGCGGCCAGGCCCTGTTCAACACGGTGGTGATTCCGATCGCGGGGGTGTCCGGCGTCAACGACGACTTCGGCGGACCGGGCAACTTCGACGTCCCCATCGTCGGCACGTGCACGACCTGCCACGATACGCCGAACGCGGGCGATCATTCGGTACCGGCGCCGCTCGACATCGGCGTCGCCGACCCCCCCGTGTCGGTGGCCCAGGGTGGTGACGGCGTGCACAACCGGTTCGGGCTGCCCGTCGGCGACATGCCGGTCTACACGTTGCGTAACAAGACCACCCGGGAGATCAAGATCGTGACGGATCCCGGTCGCGCGCTCATCACCGGCAAGTGGAAGGACGTCGGGCGATTCAAGGGGCCGATCCTGCGCGGGCTCGCCGGCCGCGCGCCCTACTTCCACAACGGCGCCGCCGCCACGCTGCGGGACGCCGTCGATTTCTACGACCGCCGGTTCAACCTCGCGCTCAGTGACACGCAGAAGTCCGACCTCGTCGCGTTCCTGCGGAGCCTGTAGTCGCCGTCACGAGCGTGACAGCTGACGCGCGCGCCGGGCGCGCCGGCGCCTGGCCGGTGTACTAGCGTTCGTAGCGTCCGTTTCGCGCGTCGAGTTCTTCGCGGACGATGCGGCGGATGCCTTGGCGCGTCGCGAACCCGATCCGTCGCCCGCCGAACCACACGCCCGCGATCCCGCCCAGGAGCAGGACACCCGTCAGACCCCACTGGTACTCCTCGCGGTGGAGATACCCCTGCTCCTTGTGCTTGATGTCGCAGTCTTCGCGAACGCGCTCCACGTCGGGGAAGCCCGGGTGAATTCGGTCCGCTGCGCTCATGTTACGGTAGGCCCGGTAGTGGAGGTCCCGAAGGTACAGGTCGACCCCATGGTTCCACAGCCGCGTGAACATGCTGTCGGCCCTGGGCACGACTCCGGCCGCGCGCGCGGCCTCCTGGATCGTCTCGACCGGGATGAGGAAGTTGAACCCCTGGACGACCTGCTCCCCCTGGGTCGACGTGAACGTGGCCGCGCCGATGACCTGGCCACGGTCGTCGAACACCGGCCCCCCGCTATTGCCCTGAATGATGGCCGCGTCGGTCTGGATGACACGCTGGCCCCCGATGTCCTCTTTGAATCCCGAGACGCGACCAGTCGTGATCGAGGGCTCGTACCGCGTGGCCCGGCTGAGCAGTTCGTGGGAGGCCACGACACCCGGGAAGCCGATCACGAAGAGCGTCTGCCCCAGATGGAGGTCCGTGCTGTGTCTGGCGAGGCGGACGACGGGCAATTCCTTGTCTTCGATCTTCAGGATCGCGACATCACGGCCGTGCTCCGTGCGGGGCTGCCCCGAGGGATCCGGAGAGCCGGCCACGACCACGTAGGCGGGCGGACTGTAGAACTTCACCGCCGCGGGATAGCCCTTGCCATTGGACAGGTGGACATCCAGCGACCGCTCGACCACGAAGCCTTCCCGGTTCTCGCGCGTGGCCGCGAGCGCGCGGACGCGCTGGGTCCGTGCCGGTGTGGATAGGCCGTCCAACTCGGCGGCGCACGCCGAGGCCACCGCCTGCTCGAGCAATTCGACCGCGAACGATCCGGCCGCGCCGTCCTGGTACGGCTGCACGACGTGACCGTTCGTCACGATCCAACCCTCGGGATGGATGATGGCACCGCTCCCAAGCTCGCCGATCGTGCCCGGCCGCACGACCGTCGTCGTCCCGTCGCTGCACCGCACCGTCGCGCTCGCGCCGATGCGGACGGCGACCATGACAACGGCCGGTTTGGCGCGGAACACGGCCGATTGGAGCTCCGCTTCGGTTGCGGCGTCCGACGGAGCCACGAGGCCCGCCGCCAGGACATACGCCATCGCTCCCAGGATCATCGCGCTCGCTCTCGTCTTGATGGGCCCTCCCCATGCTCCGGCGGCCTGGACGCGTCGTGGAGGCTGCAAGGTTCGTGGCCAGGGATCAGCTCGCCTCTCCGCGTGCCACGGCCGTGATGGCGCGCACACCGAACCCGACGCTCTAATAGCACCCATGCCCGACCCGCTCAAGAACAGCCGAACAGCCGAACCGCCGCCGCCGCTTCCGCCGCTCGCCCATGGGCCACTCCGGTCGCGCGTCTGGGCCGCATCCTCGACCAAGCTCGACCACGCTCTCGGAGACTCGACAACCGGAGGGCCCGCCGCGCGGCGCGCTACTTGGTGTAGGAGACGAAGAAGGAACCGAACTCGATCGGCTCGAAGCAGGCGGGCAGCTCGCCGTGCTTCCACGCGCCCGGGATCTTCTGCAGGTGGAAGTTCTTCTCGTGGCCGAAGCGCTGGTAGAGCTCGCCCTCGCTGAAGACGCGGCAGTGATCGGCGTACCCGTGCACCGGCGCGTAGTCGGGAATGGGGCCGCGGGCGCGGAACTCGTGCATGGGCACCACGAAGCAGAATCGCCCGCCCGGGCGGAGCACGGTCATGATCGATCGGATGGTCTCGTCGACGTCGCGCACGTGCTCGAGCACCGCGAAGGAGTAGACCAGGTCGAAGGAGGCGCCCGGAAAGGCCCGGTGCACCTCCTCGGCGAGGCCCTGGCGGAAGCGGGCGTTGGCGAACCGGTTGAGCCGGTGCGCGATCCGCACGTTGGTGGCCGAGACCTCGACGCCGTCCACCTGCATGTCGGGGTGACGCGCGGCCAGCGCCATTGCCACGCCGCCTTCCCCGCTGCCCGCGTCGAGCACGCGGCGGGCGTGCGCGGCGGCCACCTCGCGCTCGAGGGCCTGGAACTCGGGGTCGCGCGCCCGGCGCTCGATCATCTTGCGGGTCTTGCGGCCGAGCATCATGCGGATGCGCTTCTCGATCAGCTTGAGCCCCATCCGCCAGCGCAGGCGCCGGTACTGCGCGTCCTGGGCCGCGATGTAGGCGTCGCGGTTGGCCAGGTGGCTGAGCCACGAGCGGATGCGGGCGGCCTGCTCGAGATACCGCGGATCGGGATGGACGTGATGGGCGGCCTCGACCATCTCGAGCGCTCCGTAGATGTTCTCGCGGTACAGCTCGAAGCGCACCGCCTGGATGACCGCGTCGAAGTCCTTCGGGTCGGCGCCGAGCCGCCCGAGCGAACCGCCGGTCGCGTCGCCCGCGGTCACGAGCCGCCGGCCACCGGGCGCGGCGCCATGTCGCTCACGGCGGGGCGCCGACGGGAGGCGCGCTCCCGGAATCGCTCCAGGTAGAGATAGATCACGGGGGTGATGTAGAGGGTCAGCAGCTGGGAGAGCAGCAGGCCGCCCACCACCGCGAGACCCAGCGAGCGGCGCGAATCCGCGCCGGCGCCGAAGCCCACCGCGATCGGCAGGGTGCCCATCAGGGCGGCCATGGTGGTCATCATGATCGGCCGGAAGCGCAGCAGGCAGCCCTGGTAGATCGCCTCGGCGGCGGGCTTGCCGCTGCGCTGCGCGTCGATGGCGAAGTCGATCATCATGATCGCGTTCTTCTTCACGATGCCGACCAGCATGATGATGCCGACGAAGCCGTACAGGTTCAGCTCCTGATTGAAGATCAGCAGGGTCAGGAGCGCCCCCACGCCCGCCGACGGCAGGCCGGAGAGGATCGTCAGCGGGTGGATGAAGCTCTCGTACAGGATGCCCAGGATCAGGTAGATCACCAGCACCGCGGCGAGCAGCAGGAGGCCCAGGCCCTGGAGCGAGCGCTGGAAGGCCTGCACCGTGCCCTGGAAGGAGCTGCTGAGCGTCGCGGGCAGCCGCAGCTCGCGCTCCACCTTCTGGATCTCGCTCACCGCCTGACCCAGGGCGATGCCGGGTCGCAGGTTGAAGGAGATCGTGACCGCGGGGAGCTGGCCCAGGTGGTTCACGGTGAGCGGGCCCACCGTGCGGGTGAGCCTGGCCACCGTGCCGAGCGGCACCAGCTTGCCGCTGGACGAGCGGATGTAGAGCATCGAGAGCGCGGCGGGATCGCGCTGGTACTGGGGCAGCAGCTCCATCATCACCCAGTACTGGTTGGTCGGGGTGTAGATGGTGGAGACCTGCGGCGAGCCGTAGGCGTTGTTGAGCGCGTTCTCGATCTGCATCGCGGTGACCCCGAGGGCCGAGGCCTTTTCCCGATCGATCTCCACCAGCACCTGCGGGCTCGTGATCTGCAGGTCCGAATTGACGTCGAGGAAGCCGGGCAAGCCCTTCATGCGCTCGAACATGATCGGCGACCAGCGGTAGAGCGACTGCAGATCCGCGTCCTGCAGGGTGTACTGGTACTGGCCCTTGGTCAGGTTGCCGCCGATGCGGATGGTGGGCAGCACCTGCGGGTAGACGTTGACCCCCGGGATGCCGGAGAGCTTGCGGCGGAGATCCTGCACGATCTCGTCGGCGCTGACCCGCTCGGAGCGCGGCTTGAGCAGCATGAAGATGCGGCCGGTGTTCATGACCACGCTCGAGCCGCTGGCCCCGATCGCCGAGAAGAACTGCTTGACGTAGGGCTGCTGCCCCACGATGTGGGCCACCTTCACCTGGTGCTCCATCATCCCCTCGAAGGAGATGTCCTGCGAGGCCTCGGTGAACGCGAAGACCTGGCCGGTGTCCTCGTTGGGAATGAAGCCCTTGGGCACGATCACGAAGAGGTACGCGGTCATCCCGATGGTGGCGAGGAACACCATGAAGGTGAAGCGGGGATGGCGCAGCACGAGCTGCAGACTGCGCTCGTAGCCCTTCAGCATCGCGGTGAACACGCGCTCGGAGGCCGCGTACACGCGCCCGTGGCTCTCCCGCGGCGGCCGCAGGAAGCGGCTGCACGCCATCGGGGTCAGCGTCAGCGACACCACCCCGGACACGATGACCGCGGTGCCGATCACCACCGCGAACTCGTGTAGCAGCCGGCCCACGATGCCGCCCATGAACAGCACGGGCAGGAACACCGCGGCCAGCGAGGCGGTCATCGACACGATGGTGAAGCCGATCTCGCGCGCCCCGTCGAGCGCGGCCTCCATGCGGCCCTTGCCTTCCTCCATGTGCCGCACGATGTTCTCGAGCATGACGATGGCGTCGTCGACGATGAACCCGACCGCCAGGGTCAGCGCCATGAGCGACAGGTTGTCGATCGTGTAGCCCAGCACGTACATCACCATGAACGTGCCGAGGATCGACATGGGCAGGGCGAGGCTCGGGATCAATGTGGCCGAGACATTTCGTAGAAAGAGGAAGATTACGAGCACCACCAGCGCGATGGCCAGCAGCAGGGTGAACTGCACGTCGTGGACCGAGGCCCGGATGGAGGCCGACCGGTCGTAGAGCGTGTTGAGGTTGACCGCGGCGGGCAGCTGCGCCCGGAAGGCGGGGAAGATGCGGTTGATCGAATCCACCACCTCGATGGTGTTGGTGCCCGGCTGCTTCTGGACCGCGAGCACCACCGCCCGCTCGTCGTTGAACCAGGAGGCCACCTTGTCGGTCTGCACCCCGTCGATCACGCGCCCGAGCTGCTCCAGGCGGACCGGCGAGCCGTTGCGGTAGGCCACGATGAGCGGCCGGTAGGCCGCCGCGCTGGTGAGCTGGCCGGTGGCCTGCACGCTGAAGGCCTGGTTCGGGCCCCACAGGGTGCCGGTCGGCAGGTTCACGTTGCTGTCGGCGAGCGCCTTCTGCACCTCGTCGATGCCGATGCCGAGGGTGGCCATCGCGTTCG
Coding sequences within it:
- a CDS encoding ornithine cyclodeaminase family protein; this translates as MPILALSRADVFELLSLRECVDVVEYAFRLHAEGRTLGPGVLSVPATGGAFHIKAAGLLGERAYFAAKTNGNFPGNPKCSGLPTIQGLVVLVDGERGTPLAVIDSGSVTALRTGAATGVAARYLARPDSRTATIVGCGIQGELQLAAIAAVLPLERAWVLDIDHARAECMAAQASTRLGLEVEAVKDLRKALTASDVCVTCTPSRQAVVAAADVAPGTFLAAVGADARGKQELEPALMASSTVVVDVLAQCVEIGELQHAVAQGLLAPEDVHAELGDVVAGGRPGRSRAEEITIFDSSGTALQDVAAAVAVYEKARRDGRGQEVALDG
- a CDS encoding chromate resistance protein ChrB domain-containing protein, with product MAMSQQQLLLLLLSLPPTPSSLRVRVWRRLRSLGAVALKRSAYLLPDTPERYEDFQWLAQEVERDGGEATLIRVQQIENVSPGDVLRLFHEPRDREYRQLALRYRRLLPGLEGKAISPKMHDKLARLSKDHQRIRGIDFFDAPGGAEVRRLEEAIAMRTRRPETPVPEPRLDLTKLRGRRWVTRPRPHVDRVASAWLIRRFIDPDAVFLFAPPAEFPKDAIPYDAPGAELSHQGEDCTFETLIKRANLRDRRLIRLAEVVHEADLRDGKYPREEARGIDVAIRALLTAAADDHQVLAQGMTLFEGLYTNTSGKG
- a CDS encoding J domain-containing protein, whose protein sequence is MPGTPNYYEVLQVSRAAQPLIITKAYRLLAAFYHPDNKETGDSEAFHNVVAAYRVLCDPVRRAAYDRDTFGTSSPPPSNGGPPERELSERRTEDERDLRRQLLQALYNVRRTEPHRPSLPLMVIPDLFGCSIDETQFTLWYLRGKKFIEMTDDGMAITVAGVDYVESREFGLPTSTSPDPALGPGSFMLGAGDSSGT
- a CDS encoding S1C family serine protease, with protein sequence MVEDAAQTRDRSGPWASGGSGGGGSAVRLFLSGSGMGAIRASGSVCAPSRPWHAERRADPWPRTLQPPRRVQAAGAWGGPIKTRASAMILGAMAYVLAAGLVAPSDAATEAELQSAVFRAKPAVVMVAVRIGASATVRCSDGTTTVVRPGTIGELGSGAIIHPEGWIVTNGHVVQPYQDGAAGSFAVELLEQAVASACAAELDGLSTPARTQRVRALAATRENREGFVVERSLDVHLSNGKGYPAAVKFYSPPAYVVVAGSPDPSGQPRTEHGRDVAILKIEDKELPVVRLARHSTDLHLGQTLFVIGFPGVVASHELLSRATRYEPSITTGRVSGFKEDIGGQRVIQTDAAIIQGNSGGPVFDDRGQVIGAATFTSTQGEQVVQGFNFLIPVETIQEAARAAGVVPRADSMFTRLWNHGVDLYLRDLHYRAYRNMSAADRIHPGFPDVERVREDCDIKHKEQGYLHREEYQWGLTGVLLLGGIAGVWFGGRRIGFATRQGIRRIVREELDARNGRYER
- a CDS encoding class I SAM-dependent methyltransferase, translating into MTAGDATGGSLGRLGADPKDFDAVIQAVRFELYRENIYGALEMVEAAHHVHPDPRYLEQAARIRSWLSHLANRDAYIAAQDAQYRRLRWRMGLKLIEKRIRMMLGRKTRKMIERRARDPEFQALEREVAAAHARRVLDAGSGEGGVAMALAARHPDMQVDGVEVSATNVRIAHRLNRFANARFRQGLAEEVHRAFPGASFDLVYSFAVLEHVRDVDETIRSIMTVLRPGGRFCFVVPMHEFRARGPIPDYAPVHGYADHCRVFSEGELYQRFGHEKNFHLQKIPGAWKHGELPACFEPIEFGSFFVSYTK
- a CDS encoding efflux RND transporter permease subunit, translated to MTTDLFIRRPVMTTLLMAGILVFGIMAYRLLPVSDLPNVDFPTIQVTASLPGASPDTMASAVATPLEKQFSTIAGIDSMTSTSALGTTQITIQFTLERNIDAAAQDVQAAIAAAQPQMPPGMPTPPSYKKVNPADQPILYLSLSSPTLPLYVVDEYAQTNLAQRISTIAGVAQVQIFGSQKYAVRAQLDPNAMATLGIGIDEVQKALADSNVNLPTGTLWGPNQAFSVQATGQLTSAAAYRPLIVAYRNGSPVRLEQLGRVIDGVQTDKVASWFNDERAVVLAVQKQPGTNTIEVVDSINRIFPAFRAQLPAAVNLNTLYDRSASIRASVHDVQFTLLLAIALVVLVIFLFLRNVSATLIPSLALPMSILGTFMVMYVLGYTIDNLSLMALTLAVGFIVDDAIVMLENIVRHMEEGKGRMEAALDGAREIGFTIVSMTASLAAVFLPVLFMGGIVGRLLHEFAVVIGTAVIVSGVVSLTLTPMACSRFLRPPRESHGRVYAASERVFTAMLKGYERSLQLVLRHPRFTFMVFLATIGMTAYLFVIVPKGFIPNEDTGQVFAFTEASQDISFEGMMEHQVKVAHIVGQQPYVKQFFSAIGASGSSVVMNTGRIFMLLKPRSERVSADEIVQDLRRKLSGIPGVNVYPQVLPTIRIGGNLTKGQYQYTLQDADLQSLYRWSPIMFERMKGLPGFLDVNSDLQITSPQVLVEIDREKASALGVTAMQIENALNNAYGSPQVSTIYTPTNQYWVMMELLPQYQRDPAALSMLYIRSSSGKLVPLGTVARLTRTVGPLTVNHLGQLPAVTISFNLRPGIALGQAVSEIQKVERELRLPATLSSSFQGTVQAFQRSLQGLGLLLLAAVLVIYLILGILYESFIHPLTILSGLPSAGVGALLTLLIFNQELNLYGFVGIIMLVGIVKKNAIMMIDFAIDAQRSGKPAAEAIYQGCLLRFRPIMMTTMAALMGTLPIAVGFGAGADSRRSLGLAVVGGLLLSQLLTLYITPVIYLYLERFRERASRRRPAVSDMAPRPVAGGS